Sequence from the Calidithermus timidus DSM 17022 genome:
TCTCCACCATGCGCTCCAGGGCCCGCTCGTCCACCCGCAAGGGGTAGTCGCCCAGGTCCAAGCACTCGAAGCTGGCCCCCAGGGCCTCGGCGGCCTGGGTGGCCTCGGCGTGGCGGATGGCCTTGACCCGCTCGAGGGTCTGGCCCGGCTCCTTCCAGAGCTCGCCCGACTCCCCCCGCTCCCCGTAGCTCAACGCCACCACCCGCGCCGTACCCCCCTGGGCGCACACGCTGGCGATGGCCCCCCCAGCCCGCCAGACGAAGTCGGCGGCGTGGGCGCTGAAGACCAGCATCCGCTTCACGCCCGCCCTCCTTTAGCCAGCTTCACGGTGTTGGTCACGGCCATATGGCGCACCTCCTCCTCCGCAAAACCCGCTTCCAAGAGCTTGTCGGCAAAGAGGGCCAACCCGTCCTCTACGGGAGGGTTCTTGGGCTGGCCCAGGTCGGTGGAGAGCACGTTCTGCTCGGGGCCGGTGGCCCGGATGGCCTCGAACACCCGCTCCCAGGGCACCTTGCCGCTCCAGGAAGGCACCAAGCAGCGCTCGAGGTAGGCCCCCTGCTGGGCCAGCCAGCGCTGCTCGGGGATGGAGAGGGCCTGGGTGGGGTAGTCGGGGTGGGTGACCACAACCTGGCGCACCCCCTCCTCCAGGGCGGCCTCCACCACCTTCAGGATCTCCGCGCGGCCTAGGTGCCCGGTAGCCAGCACCAGGCCGTGCCGGGCCACCACCCCCAGCACCTGGCGCAAAGCCGGCACCACCCGCCCGTTGGCGTCGAGGGCCGCGATGGGGCAAAGGGGCAGCCCGGCCTCGCGGAACTCCGCCTGTAGCCTGGCCCACAGGGGCTTTTTCTCCGGGGGCAGGGCGTCGGCCTCGCGGGCCTCGTTGGCCGCGTCCACGGTGGGCAGCCAGACGACGCGGGCCCCCTCGCGGGCGGCGATCTCCACCGCCACCGGGTTGAGCCCGCCTACCCCGTGGTTCAGGGTCAGGCTGCCCAGCACCTCCACCTCCGGCACCACCCGCCGGGCCAGGGCAGCCCGCTCGGCGGTGGGGACGTAGTGGGACTTGAGCACGAAGCCGGCCAGGCCCCGCTCGCGAAAGCGCTGGGCCAGCTCGAGGTCGTGGGTGCGGCGGGGAATCACGTCGGGTTCGATGTGCACGTGCAGGTCGTAAGCGCCCCGCACCAGTTCGACGGCACGTTCGCTGGGGGTCATAGGGTGCTCCTTCCGATGCGTTTGAGGGCCGCGATGACGCCCTCCAGATGGGCTTTCATGGCGGCTTCGGCTTCCTCGGGCCGGTGGGCGGCCACCGCGGCTATAATCCGGCGGTGCTCCTCCAGGGACTGCTGCGGGCGGCCCGGCACCAGGATGGTGTGGAACTGGTGCCGCACCCCCTGGGCCCGCAGCCCCTCGATGAGCCGGGCGGCGGTCTGGTGGCCGGAGATCTCCACCAGGCTGCGGTGCAGTTGGCTGTTGAGCTCGGACATGCCCAAGAGGTCGCCCGCGCGGTGGCGCTCCTCCATCTGGCGGTGGATGGCCCACAGGGCCTCGACCTGCGCGGGGGTGGCCTTGCAGGCCGCGTGGTGGGCGGCCAGGGCCTCCAGCGCGGCGCGGGCCTCCAAAATCTCCACCGCCTCGGCCTCGCCGATGGTGCGCACCCGCGCCCCCCGGAAGGGCTCGCTCTCCACCAAGCCCTCCTGCTCGAGGCGGGCCAAGGCGGTGCGGATGGCCGCCCGCCCCACCCCGAAGCGCTCGGAGAGCTCCTTCTCCACCAGGCGCTGCCCCGGCAGAAGCTCCCCGGCCAGAATGGCCCGGCGCACCAGCAGGTAGGCGCTTTGGGTCTCGGTGGCCCGCTCCGTCAGGGCCATCTCAGGCCTCCTGGGTCTCTACCGGGGGGGTGCCGTAGGTGTGGAAGGTGGGCACCGTCTGCAGCCCCCAGGCCTGGCCCTTCTTGCGCTCCTCCTCGTTCCAGACGATGGGCCGCCAGTCTGGGGCCAGCAGGAGCCGGGCCCCCGGGCAGGCCACCTCGAAGCGGTTGCCCCCGGGCTCGTAGACGTAGAGGAAGAAGGTCTGCTGGATGGCGTGCTTGTGCGGCCCGGTCTCGATTCTGACCCCGTGCTCCAAGCAAATGTCCGCCGCCCGCAGGACCTCCTCGCGGCTGTCCACCGCGTAGGTGCAGTGGTGGAAGCGGCCTTTGGCCCCCAGGTGGTCTTTGGTGATGGCCACGTCGTAGGTCTTGTTGTTGCTGGTGAGCCAGACCCCCTGCTCGTCCCCCCCGCTGAAGACGATCTGCTCGGTGACCTTCATCCCCAGGTAGCCCTCCATGAAGACCCGCATGGCCCGCACGTCCGAGGCCAGCAGGTTGAGGTGGTCGAGCCGGCGCAGGTTGGCCCCCTGGCCGGGAAAGCGGGAGGCCTGGTTCTTGAGGGCGGGCCGGGTGGCCTCGGTGGGGGTGTACCAGGTGGTCTCGTAGTAGAGCTCCATTAGGTGCCCGTCCGGGGTGGTGAAGCGGTAGGCCGGGCCGTGGCCGCGCTCATCCTCCACCCAACCCTGGCCCAGCCCGCTCTGCTCCAGAACCCGAACCCGCCGTTGGAGGGCCTCGGGGCTGCGCACCCGGAAGGCGAAGTGCCCCAAGCCCGGCTTGGGGGCGGCGCTGAGCTTGAGGGTGTGGTGCTCGTAGTCGTCCCAGCCGCGCAGGTAGACCGAGCTGGGGGTGGACTCGCTCACGATGAGGCCCATGACCTCGGTGAAGAAGCGAAGGCTTTCCTCTAGCTTAGGCGTCAGGAGCTCCAGATGGGCCAGGTGGGCCAGGTCGCAGTAGGGCCAGGCCCCTGGGGCAACTTCCTCGGACATACCAACCTCCTTGTCCCGCATGTTAGCCATTGGTCAACCACATTGTCAACAATCCGTGCGGCAAACGCCCAGGAAAGGGCCCCTGGGCTAGGCCGAGACCCCCTCCCCCACCCACCCGGGGTAGCGTCCGCTGGTGTAGAGGCCCACGTAGTTCTCGGCCAGGAAGCGCTGGAGGTGGGGGCTTTCGGCCAGGTGGCGGAGCTGGGCGGTGCGCAGCCCGTCGTCGAAGGGGTCGGTGGGGGTGTGGAGCAGGGTGGTCATGAAGTAGGAGAAGAGCTCGGCCTGCCAGACGTGGCGCAGCGCGTCCTGGGTGTAGCGCAACAGATGGCCCTCCTCGCCCCGGCGGTAGTAGGCCAGTAGCGCCCGGTACAAAAGCACCGCATCAGAGAGGGCCAGGTTCATGCCCTTGGCCCCGGTGGGCGGCACCACGTGGGCCGCGTCGCCCATCAGGAAGAAGCGGCCGTGCTGCATGGGCTCCAGCACCAAGGAGCGCAGGGGGGTGAGGCTTTTTTCCAACAGGGGCCCCGGGCGCACCTCGGCCACCCCCCCAAGCCGCTCGTTCAGCTCGGCCCAGATGCGCTCCTCGGGCCAGTCCT
This genomic interval carries:
- a CDS encoding DUF6282 family protein, with protein sequence MTPSERAVELVRGAYDLHVHIEPDVIPRRTHDLELAQRFRERGLAGFVLKSHYVPTAERAALARRVVPEVEVLGSLTLNHGVGGLNPVAVEIAAREGARVVWLPTVDAANEAREADALPPEKKPLWARLQAEFREAGLPLCPIAALDANGRVVPALRQVLGVVARHGLVLATGHLGRAEILKVVEAALEEGVRQVVVTHPDYPTQALSIPEQRWLAQQGAYLERCLVPSWSGKVPWERVFEAIRATGPEQNVLSTDLGQPKNPPVEDGLALFADKLLEAGFAEEEVRHMAVTNTVKLAKGGRA
- a CDS encoding GntR family transcriptional regulator — its product is MALTERATETQSAYLLVRRAILAGELLPGQRLVEKELSERFGVGRAAIRTALARLEQEGLVESEPFRGARVRTIGEAEAVEILEARAALEALAAHHAACKATPAQVEALWAIHRQMEERHRAGDLLGMSELNSQLHRSLVEISGHQTAARLIEGLRAQGVRHQFHTILVPGRPQQSLEEHRRIIAAVAAHRPEEAEAAMKAHLEGVIAALKRIGRSTL
- a CDS encoding catechol 2,3-dioxygenase; the encoded protein is MSEEVAPGAWPYCDLAHLAHLELLTPKLEESLRFFTEVMGLIVSESTPSSVYLRGWDDYEHHTLKLSAAPKPGLGHFAFRVRSPEALQRRVRVLEQSGLGQGWVEDERGHGPAYRFTTPDGHLMELYYETTWYTPTEATRPALKNQASRFPGQGANLRRLDHLNLLASDVRAMRVFMEGYLGMKVTEQIVFSGGDEQGVWLTSNNKTYDVAITKDHLGAKGRFHHCTYAVDSREEVLRAADICLEHGVRIETGPHKHAIQQTFFLYVYEPGGNRFEVACPGARLLLAPDWRPIVWNEEERKKGQAWGLQTVPTFHTYGTPPVETQEA